The Polyodon spathula isolate WHYD16114869_AA chromosome 13, ASM1765450v1, whole genome shotgun sequence genome includes a region encoding these proteins:
- the LOC121326125 gene encoding AP-3 complex subunit mu-1-like isoform X1 has product MIHSLFLINSAGDIFLEKHWKSVVSRSVCDYFFEAQEKAIDVENVPPVIPTPHHYLISIYQDKIFFVAVIQTEVPPLFVIEFLHRVVEMFQDYFGECSEAAIMENVVTVYELLEEMLDNGFPLATESNILKELIRPPTILRSVVNSITGSSNVGETLPTGQLSGIPWRRAEVKYTNNEAYFDVVEEIDAILDKSGSTVFAEIQGVIDASIKLSGMPDLTLSFMNPRLLDDVSFHPCIRFKRWESERVLSFIPPDGNFRLMNYHVSSQNLVAIPVYVNHNINFKESGSSGRFDVTVGLKQTMGKSVEGVIMTVHMPKVVLNMNLTPTQGTYTYDPVTKILTWDIGKINPQKIPNLKGVICLQSGAPKPEENPNLNIQFRIHQLAISGIKVNRLDMFGEKYKPFKGVKYVTKAGKFQVRT; this is encoded by the exons ATGATTCACAGCCTTTTTCTCATCAACTCTGCCGGCGACATATTCCTGGAGAAGCACTGGAAGAGTGTGGTGAGTCGCTCGGTATGCGACTATTTCTTCGAGGCCCAAGAGAAGGCTATCGATGTGGAAAATGTGCCCCCTGTCATCCCCACCCCTCATCACTACCTCATCAGCATCTACCAGGACAAAATCTTCTTCGTGGCTGTCATCCAGACCGAAGTGCCGCCACTGTTTGTTATTGAGTTCCTGCATCGGGTAGTAGAGATGTTTCAG GATTACTTTGGTGAGTGTTCTGAAGCTGCCATCATGGAGAATGTCGTTACAGTATATGAGCTTCTGGAGGAGATGCTAGATAATGGCTTTCCTTTGGCTACAGAATCCAACATACTGAAAGAACTTATCAGGCCTCCAACAATTCTGCGATCTGTTGTCAATTCCATTACAG gAAGCAGTAATGTTGGAGAGACACTGCCTACTGGACAGCTTTCCGGTATCCCCTGGAGAAGGGCTGAAGTGAAGTACACAAATAATGAAGCGTACTTTGATGTTGTTGAAGAAATTGATGCTATTCTAGACAAATCTG gttCAACTGTGTTTGCAGAAATCCAGGGTGTTATAGATGCTTCTATCAAGCTATCTGGGATGCCTGACCTGACATTATCATTTATG AACCCCAGGCTTTTGGATGATGTCAGTTTCCACCCCTGTATCCGCTTCAAGCGCTGGGAGTCGGAGCGAGTTCTCTCCTTCATTCCCCCGGATGGAAATTTCCGCTTGATGAATTATCATGTCAGCTCCCAGAA TTTGGTTGCGATCCCAGTATATGTGAACCACAATATTAATTTTAAGGAAAGTGGATCATCAGGACGTTTTGATGTTACTGTTGGACTGAAGCAGACCATGGGAAAGAGCGTGGAAGGAGTTATAATGACAGTCCACATGCCAAAAGTGGTGCTTAATATGAATCTAACTCCAACCCAAGGCACCTATACATATGACCCAGTCACAAAG aTTTTAACTTGGGATATTGGAAAGATAAACCCTCAGAAAATACCAAATCTTAAAGGAGTAATCTGTTTACAGTCTGGGGCTCCAAAACCAGAGGAGAATCCCAATCTGAATATTCAGTTCAGAATCCATCAGCTTGCAATTTCAG gtATAAAAGTGAATCGTCTAGATATGTTTGGAGAGAAGTACAAACCATTCAAAGGAGTTAAGTATGTCACTAAAGCAGGAAAGTTCCAAGTTAGAACATAA
- the LOC121326125 gene encoding AP-3 complex subunit mu-1-like isoform X2: MIHSLFLINSAGDIFLEKHWKSVVSRSVCDYFFEAQEKAIDVENVPPVIPTPHHYLISIYQDKIFFVAVIQTEVPPLFVIEFLHRVVEMFQDYFESNILKELIRPPTILRSVVNSITGSSNVGETLPTGQLSGIPWRRAEVKYTNNEAYFDVVEEIDAILDKSGSTVFAEIQGVIDASIKLSGMPDLTLSFMNPRLLDDVSFHPCIRFKRWESERVLSFIPPDGNFRLMNYHVSSQNLVAIPVYVNHNINFKESGSSGRFDVTVGLKQTMGKSVEGVIMTVHMPKVVLNMNLTPTQGTYTYDPVTKILTWDIGKINPQKIPNLKGVICLQSGAPKPEENPNLNIQFRIHQLAISGIKVNRLDMFGEKYKPFKGVKYVTKAGKFQVRT, translated from the exons ATGATTCACAGCCTTTTTCTCATCAACTCTGCCGGCGACATATTCCTGGAGAAGCACTGGAAGAGTGTGGTGAGTCGCTCGGTATGCGACTATTTCTTCGAGGCCCAAGAGAAGGCTATCGATGTGGAAAATGTGCCCCCTGTCATCCCCACCCCTCATCACTACCTCATCAGCATCTACCAGGACAAAATCTTCTTCGTGGCTGTCATCCAGACCGAAGTGCCGCCACTGTTTGTTATTGAGTTCCTGCATCGGGTAGTAGAGATGTTTCAG GATTACTTTG AATCCAACATACTGAAAGAACTTATCAGGCCTCCAACAATTCTGCGATCTGTTGTCAATTCCATTACAG gAAGCAGTAATGTTGGAGAGACACTGCCTACTGGACAGCTTTCCGGTATCCCCTGGAGAAGGGCTGAAGTGAAGTACACAAATAATGAAGCGTACTTTGATGTTGTTGAAGAAATTGATGCTATTCTAGACAAATCTG gttCAACTGTGTTTGCAGAAATCCAGGGTGTTATAGATGCTTCTATCAAGCTATCTGGGATGCCTGACCTGACATTATCATTTATG AACCCCAGGCTTTTGGATGATGTCAGTTTCCACCCCTGTATCCGCTTCAAGCGCTGGGAGTCGGAGCGAGTTCTCTCCTTCATTCCCCCGGATGGAAATTTCCGCTTGATGAATTATCATGTCAGCTCCCAGAA TTTGGTTGCGATCCCAGTATATGTGAACCACAATATTAATTTTAAGGAAAGTGGATCATCAGGACGTTTTGATGTTACTGTTGGACTGAAGCAGACCATGGGAAAGAGCGTGGAAGGAGTTATAATGACAGTCCACATGCCAAAAGTGGTGCTTAATATGAATCTAACTCCAACCCAAGGCACCTATACATATGACCCAGTCACAAAG aTTTTAACTTGGGATATTGGAAAGATAAACCCTCAGAAAATACCAAATCTTAAAGGAGTAATCTGTTTACAGTCTGGGGCTCCAAAACCAGAGGAGAATCCCAATCTGAATATTCAGTTCAGAATCCATCAGCTTGCAATTTCAG gtATAAAAGTGAATCGTCTAGATATGTTTGGAGAGAAGTACAAACCATTCAAAGGAGTTAAGTATGTCACTAAAGCAGGAAAGTTCCAAGTTAGAACATAA